In Hyalangium ruber, the DNA window GACCAGATGACCACCTTGCGGTTCTCCCGCCGCGACTTCGCCAGCAGCTGCGGGAGGATGAAGCGCTCCAGCGCCTTGAACTGCTTGGGGTCGCGGAAGAACTCCGTGTGCCCCACCGTGACGAGCGGCAGCAGCGAGCGCAGCTCCTGCTCGCCTCCCACCTCCCTCAGCCGCTGGACGTAGGCCTCGGGGTCGGTGAGCCCCAGCACGGGCATGCGCGTGGACAGGGCCAGCCGAAGGCTGTGGTAGCCGTCCGGAGTGATCTTCAGACCAGCCCGCTCCAGCAGGAGGGCGGCGAGCTGCTGCAGGGCCTTCTGGCTCACGGTCAGCACGTCTCCACCCACTCCAGCAGGGTTGCCCCAATGCGATCCAGCGGGAGGATCTCCTCCGCCGCGCCCAACTGCACCGCCTCGCGCGGCATGCCGTAGACGACGCACGTCTCCGCGTTCTGCGCGATCGTCCGCCCTCCCCGCTCGCGGATCTCCTTCAACCCCCGTGCCCCGTCCCGCCCCATGCCCGTGAGGATGACGCCGATGCACCGCTTCCCGAAGGCCGCGCCCGCCGAGGTCAGCAGCAGATCGCACGACGGCCGGAACCCTCGCACCGGAGGCCGGGTGTCGAGCGTCAGCCGGCCGTCGGCACGGACCAGCAGGTGCGCACCCGAAGGAGCGATATAGACCGAGCCCGGCTCCATCATCTGATCGTGGAGCGCCTCATGTACCTGCAGCGCCGTCTCTGAGGCGAGCCAGTGCGCCAGCCCTTCCGTGAAGCCCTCGCTGATGTGTTGGCAGATGCACACCGGGGCCGGGAACTGCCGGGGCAGGCCCTTGAGCACCACGGAGAGCGCCCGGGGGCCCCCCAGCGACGCGGCGATGGCCACCAGGGGAAACGGTGGCTCGGCCTCGTCCGTCGGCTGCCGCCTTCGCAGCTTGCCCTGGACGTGACGCACCACGCGCACCTGCGCCAGCATGACGAGCCGGCGCGAGGTGGACTGCCAGAAGTCCGGGGGAGGCACCGGGAGCCGGTCCACCACGTCCAGCGCCCCGAGCGCCAGCGCCTTGAAGGCATCCGCGCGCGCCAGCATGCCGGGATCGAGCGCGAGGATGGGCGTGGGGCACTCGTCCATCACCCGCTCGATGGCCTCCAGCGCATCCAGGGTGGTCAGGTCGATGAGCACCACGTCCGGGTTCTGCGCCCGAACCATCTCCAGGGCCTCGAGGTAGCCGCACTCGCCGGCGAGCGTGAGCGCGTCGCCGTCGAAGAGGGTGCGTGCCATCAGGCGGAGCCCTCCGCCTACCAGCACCACCCGATATGCCAGCCCTGAGGCAACGCGCACGCCAACCCCTCTACGTCAACCGCTCGATGGTCTGGGCGAGGCTCTCCACGCCGAGCTCGCCCTTGACCAGGTACCCGTCCGCTCCTGCCTCCAGCCCGCGCCGCTTGTCCTCGGGAGAGGCCAACGACGAGAGGATGATGACGGGGATGCGCGCCACCGCCGCGGTGGTCTTCAGCCGCCGCGTGAGCGAGAAGCCGTCCATCTTCGGCATCTGCACGTCGGTGAGGATGAGATCGTAGGTGGCGTTCTGGACCTTGGCGTAGGCCTCCTCGCCGTCCTGCGCCTCTTCCACCGAGTGGCCGAGCGCCTTGACGAGCGCGCCTTCGGTGGCGCGAGCGATGGGCGAGTCGTCCACCAGCAGCACCTTGAGCCGCTTGGAGGCCGCCTGCTGGGTGACGGGCCTCGCCATGCGGCGCACCTCGGCCATGATGTCCGGCACGTGGCACAGCACGGCGATGCGCCCGTCCTCCAGGGCCGCGGTGCCCGCGATGAACGGCGCGCCCTTGAGGAAGTCACCGCCGCACGGCTTGACGGCCACCTCGCGCTCGTCCACGAAGCCGTCCACCACCAGCGCCGCGTTGTCGTCGCTGTGCCGCACCACCACCGCGGGCGGCTTGTCCATGCGGTTGCCGCCGTTGACGCCCAGCAGCGGCCCCAGCGCCACCAGGGCGATGGGCTTGCCCCGGTGCTTCACCGCCAGGGTGCCGAAGACCTCCATCCGGTCCTCGGCCTTCACGCGCGTCACCGCCACCACGTCCGCGGCGGGGATGCCGTACACGTCATCGCCCAGGCGCACCAGCAGCACCTTCATCAACGCCAGCGACTGGGGCAAGCGCAGGGTGAAGGTGGCGCCACGGCCCAGGCGGCTGGCGACTCCCACCGAGCCGCCCAGCGCCTCTACCTTGCGCTTCACCACGTCCATGCCCACGCCACGGCCCGAGATCTCGCTCACCTGGTCGCGCGTGGAGAAGCCTGGCCGGAAGATGAGATCGATCGCCTCCCGCTCGGAGAGCGCGACGGCCTGAGCCTGGGTGATGAGCCGGCGGCCGACAGCCACCTGCTTCAACCGCTCGGGATCGATGCCCCGGCCGTCATCCTCCACCTCGATGTGGAGCATGTCGCCGTCGGCGCGGACCT includes these proteins:
- a CDS encoding chemotaxis protein CheB, with translation MAYRVVLVGGGLRLMARTLFDGDALTLAGECGYLEALEMVRAQNPDVVLIDLTTLDALEAIERVMDECPTPILALDPGMLARADAFKALALGALDVVDRLPVPPPDFWQSTSRRLVMLAQVRVVRHVQGKLRRRQPTDEAEPPFPLVAIAASLGGPRALSVVLKGLPRQFPAPVCICQHISEGFTEGLAHWLASETALQVHEALHDQMMEPGSVYIAPSGAHLLVRADGRLTLDTRPPVRGFRPSCDLLLTSAGAAFGKRCIGVILTGMGRDGARGLKEIRERGGRTIAQNAETCVVYGMPREAVQLGAAEEILPLDRIGATLLEWVETC